One segment of Salvia splendens isolate huo1 chromosome 20, SspV2, whole genome shotgun sequence DNA contains the following:
- the LOC121780656 gene encoding phosphoenolpyruvate/phosphate translocator 1, chloroplastic-like, which produces MQGAAGLVLRPLPSLSANPRRISSRFNPIYLPSSQKLILRNHQTSSFASASFSCRKLTINFGSSKGKSDGIIARATEDAFESPKSKSFADTLVLGLLFALWGIFNVYFNIYNKQVLKAFHYPVTISLVQFGFGTIVVALMWAFNLYKRPKISGAQLAAILPLAVVHTLGNLFTNMSLGKVSVSFTHTVKAMEPFFSVILSSMFLGEPPTIWVVSSLVPVVGGVALASMTEVSFNWAGFWSAMASNLSNQSRNVLSKKVMVKKEESIDNITLFSIITVMSFVLNIPIALLMEGVKFTPSYLQASGLNVNEIYTRSLLAALCFHAYQQVAYMLLQRVSPVTHSVANCVKRVVVIVSSVLFFRTPVLPVNALGTAIALAGVFLYSRVNSIKPKPKTA; this is translated from the exons ATGCAGGGCGCCGCGGGTTTAGTTTTACGTCCATTGCCTTCACTCTCCGCCAATCCCCGGAGGATCTCCTCTAGATTCAATCCCATCTATCTCCCATCCTCGCAGAAATTGATCCTCCGAAATCACCAGACTTCGTCGTTTGCGTCAGCTTCTTTTTCGTGCCGGAAATTGACCATCAATTTTGGTAGTTCCAAGGGAAAATCAGATGGCATCATAGCTAGGGCAACCGAGGATGCCTTCGAGAGCCCCAAATCGAAGAGCTTTGCCGACACGTTGGTGCTCGGGTTGCTCTTCGCGCTTTGGGGCATTTTTAATGTTTACTTCAATATCTATAACAAGCAG GTTCTCAAAGCTTTTCATTACCCGGTTACGATCAGTCTGGTTCAATTTGGATTTGGGACTATTGTTGTTGCTTTGATGTGGGCATTCAATCTCTACAAGCGGCCTAAAATCAGTGGAGCGCAG CTAGCTGCAATTCTTCCATTAGCAGTGGTGCATACCTTAGGCAACCTCTTCACGAATATGAGTCTTGGAAAAGTTTCTGTCTCTTTCACTCACACGGTTAAAGCTATGGAGCCTTTCTTCTCTGTTATCCTGTCTTCCATGTTTCTTGGGGAG CCTCCTACGATTTGGGTGGTTTCGTCCCTTGTTCCAGTCGTTGGTGGAGTTGCTTTGGCATCAATGACTGAGGTCTCCTTTAACTG GGCGGGTTTCTGGAGTGCCATGGCTTCAAATTTATCAAATCAATCCCGCAATGTGCTTAGCAAAAAAGTGATGGTTAAGAAAGAG GAATCCATCGATAACATAACTCTTTTCTCAATAATTACTGTCATGTCCTTCGTCTTGAATATACCTATTGCACTCTTAATGGAGGGTGTCAAGTTCACGCCTTCGTACCTTCAGGCTTCT GGGTTGAATGTTAATGAAATCTATACTAGGTCCCTCTTGGCAGCTCTCTGCTTTCACGCATATCAGCAG GTTGCTTACATGTTATTGCAGCGCGTTTCGCCTGTCACCCACTCCGTTGCCAATTGTGTCAAGCGGGTGGTGGTTATTGTGTCGTCTGTACTCTTCTTCCGTACACCAGTTTTGCCCGTTAATGCTCTAG GTACTGCCATAGCTCTTGCTGGAGTTTTCCTTTACTCTAGAGTAAATAGCATTAAGCCcaagccaaaaactgcttga